In Pelagicoccus albus, the following are encoded in one genomic region:
- a CDS encoding DMT family transporter: MEPYHSIPIATGLIYTVATLCIKRATTNGVGPWRTTFVSNFVIFLVAFPFWFFGEPIEDFKTLFMPLVIGTGFFFGQVLTCLGIHKGDVSLLTPLLGMKTIMVAFMVSIGLGEDLRAEVWIGAVLSAVAVLLMSGSSKVERKRALMTIAFGLGTSFSFAACDTAMQAYGSTLGFHKITAGTFTVVMAYSFLLIPFFSGSVRGISGRTWTWLLAGTSLLALQAAMMSYVFSVFGKAAVVNVIYSARGIWSVILVWAIGHWFSNDERNLGRAVLGRRLIGATLLATAIVVVMR; encoded by the coding sequence ATGGAGCCTTACCACTCGATACCGATCGCCACCGGCCTGATATACACCGTTGCCACTTTGTGTATCAAGCGGGCCACTACTAATGGCGTCGGCCCTTGGCGGACTACGTTCGTCTCAAATTTTGTCATCTTTCTGGTCGCCTTTCCTTTTTGGTTTTTTGGTGAGCCGATCGAGGATTTCAAAACCTTGTTCATGCCTTTGGTGATTGGGACTGGGTTCTTTTTCGGGCAAGTTTTGACCTGCTTGGGCATTCACAAGGGTGACGTAAGCTTGCTTACCCCGTTGCTTGGCATGAAGACGATCATGGTCGCCTTCATGGTTTCCATCGGGCTTGGCGAAGACCTGCGAGCAGAAGTTTGGATAGGGGCGGTATTGAGCGCAGTGGCCGTTTTGCTCATGAGTGGCAGCTCGAAGGTGGAACGAAAGCGAGCTCTGATGACAATCGCTTTCGGATTGGGTACTTCGTTCAGTTTCGCCGCTTGCGACACTGCTATGCAGGCTTACGGATCTACCTTAGGATTTCACAAAATAACCGCAGGCACCTTCACAGTGGTGATGGCGTACTCGTTTTTGCTGATACCGTTTTTTAGTGGCTCAGTGCGGGGAATTAGTGGAAGAACTTGGACTTGGTTGCTGGCCGGAACCAGTTTGCTGGCTCTCCAAGCCGCCATGATGTCTTACGTTTTCAGCGTTTTCGGAAAAGCCGCGGTGGTGAACGTAATCTACAGCGCCCGAGGAATCTGGAGTGTGATTTTGGTTTGGGCGATTGGGCACTGGTTTTCAAACGATGAACGCAATCTCGGAAGAGCTGTTCTGGGACGCAGGCTAATCGGGGCTACACTACTCGCGACCGCTATTGTGGTGGTAATGAGGTAG
- a CDS encoding methyl-accepting chemotaxis protein, with translation MKHSFPLHRKLFVSHFLAALLVSSAVGCFVYLMARDSILEQLKHRLGSTASLIAQELDANQLRDIRFKEDTEKLDYSETLESLRAMKRSNSDIAFLYVMRKTQDGEVVFVVDSDESDAQALPGDVYESATDELKDGFLQTSADSGLTTDQWGTFFSGYAPLKNGKGEYLVGVDMRVNEVRQKLYQIRIAGWIGLMTTLVVSWFIATWMSRHFKKPIDAMVEQVQAVAAGDFSRKIEIRRDDEMATLLSAINDMTSDLQQAREDNIRLVESLGDAFDSDRRES, from the coding sequence ATGAAACATTCCTTTCCCTTACACCGAAAGCTGTTCGTATCCCATTTTCTGGCCGCACTCTTAGTATCTAGCGCTGTAGGATGCTTCGTTTACTTGATGGCTCGCGACAGTATCCTTGAGCAACTCAAACACCGGTTAGGCAGCACGGCATCTTTGATTGCTCAGGAGCTGGACGCCAATCAGCTTAGGGATATCCGCTTTAAGGAGGATACCGAGAAACTAGACTACAGTGAAACTCTGGAATCCTTGCGGGCGATGAAACGGAGCAACAGCGACATCGCATTCCTCTACGTCATGCGGAAGACTCAGGACGGGGAAGTCGTTTTCGTAGTCGATTCTGACGAATCGGATGCTCAGGCCTTGCCGGGTGATGTTTACGAATCGGCGACAGATGAATTGAAGGATGGCTTTTTGCAGACTTCAGCCGACTCCGGTCTGACGACTGACCAATGGGGGACCTTTTTCTCCGGCTACGCCCCACTTAAAAACGGGAAGGGCGAGTACTTGGTGGGCGTGGATATGCGTGTGAACGAGGTCCGTCAAAAACTCTACCAAATTCGGATCGCCGGCTGGATCGGACTAATGACCACCTTGGTGGTGTCGTGGTTCATAGCGACTTGGATGTCGCGGCACTTCAAGAAGCCAATCGACGCGATGGTCGAACAGGTGCAGGCAGTTGCGGCGGGGGATTTTTCGAGGAAAATCGAGATACGCCGCGACGACGAAATGGCGACTTTGTTATCGGCGATCAACGATATGACTTCGGATCTTCAGCAAGCTCGGGAGGACAATATTCGCTTGGTCGAGTCGCTTGGCGACGCCTTCGACTCGGATCGGCGGGAGAGTTGA
- a CDS encoding OmpP1/FadL family transporter, with amino-acid sequence MKFRILSSCGLALVGFGLGAASVFGSGFAIQEQSVSGLGNAYAGAAASAEDASTVYFNPAGMSLIEKPQVHVGMHLIFPDAEFTNLGSTTLTAPTQGSDSVSDEEAIVPNLYYVAPLNDDLVWGLGISAPYGLTTDYDEGWVGRYVAKKTELKTVLFNPSLAYRVTDKLSIGGGLSYVQSDATLSNAIDMGLVYLNQFQAGAIPANAQTMALASDVSANLGSSAYDGFIELEGDGDGWGFNLGAIYELSEDWRVGLHYRSEVDLNLKGTADFTVGPLESILGAAFADQGGSVDITLPDTLSLSVFGQVNERLSLMADVTKTGWSSFEELRIKFETGTPSDSVIPELWEDVSKYSVGATYKFNDVFTGRFGLAYDESPVPDNEYRSPRIPDEDRTWISLGLSTAMSDSLDLHLAYVNILVDDPMIDNSTHSAGQRLYGRIDASVHLLSFGLTKRF; translated from the coding sequence ATGAAATTTCGTATTTTGTCCTCTTGCGGCCTCGCTCTCGTTGGGTTTGGCCTGGGCGCCGCTAGTGTTTTTGGATCTGGATTTGCTATCCAGGAGCAAAGTGTGTCAGGCCTTGGAAATGCCTACGCTGGGGCTGCTGCCTCGGCCGAGGATGCTTCCACCGTCTACTTTAACCCCGCGGGGATGTCTTTGATTGAGAAGCCGCAAGTCCATGTTGGCATGCATCTCATTTTTCCAGATGCGGAGTTCACCAATCTAGGCAGCACGACCTTGACCGCTCCGACCCAGGGTAGCGATTCCGTTTCAGACGAGGAAGCGATCGTGCCGAACCTCTACTACGTCGCCCCGTTGAATGATGACTTGGTCTGGGGATTGGGGATATCCGCTCCCTATGGTCTGACTACGGACTACGACGAAGGTTGGGTAGGGCGCTATGTGGCTAAAAAGACCGAGCTAAAGACGGTGCTTTTCAATCCGTCTTTGGCGTATCGCGTTACCGACAAGCTTTCCATCGGAGGAGGGCTCAGCTACGTGCAGTCTGACGCGACTCTGAGCAACGCGATTGATATGGGACTGGTTTATCTCAACCAGTTCCAAGCCGGAGCCATTCCAGCGAACGCGCAAACAATGGCTTTGGCCAGCGATGTCAGCGCCAATCTCGGAAGCTCTGCCTACGACGGATTTATCGAATTGGAAGGAGACGGGGACGGTTGGGGATTCAATCTGGGGGCCATCTATGAGCTGAGCGAGGACTGGCGAGTCGGCTTGCACTACCGCTCGGAAGTTGACCTCAATCTCAAGGGAACGGCCGATTTTACGGTCGGTCCGCTCGAGAGTATCCTCGGAGCGGCCTTTGCCGATCAGGGGGGCTCAGTGGATATCACCTTGCCCGATACGCTCTCTCTTTCCGTGTTTGGCCAAGTGAACGAGCGTCTCTCGTTGATGGCAGACGTAACCAAAACGGGCTGGAGCTCATTCGAAGAGCTTCGAATCAAGTTCGAAACTGGTACTCCTTCGGACAGCGTAATCCCGGAACTTTGGGAGGATGTCAGCAAGTACAGCGTGGGAGCTACCTACAAATTCAATGACGTCTTCACCGGTCGTTTCGGTCTCGCCTACGACGAGTCTCCTGTGCCGGACAACGAATACCGCTCGCCTCGAATCCCAGACGAAGATCGAACCTGGATCTCGCTCGGTTTGAGCACCGCGATGTCCGACTCCTTGGATCTGCACTTGGCCTACGTGAACATCTTGGTCGACGACCCTATGATCGACAACAGCACCCACTCCGCCGGACAGCGGCTCTACGGGCGAATTGACGCGTCGGTACACCTTCTGAGTTTTGGTCTGACCAAACGGTTCTAG
- a CDS encoding 3-methyladenine DNA glycosylase produces MDCEQTAVKDSVFESIDEASWQARAETHENVVGPYIDAYRYRRSSRTKHPVHDFLFAYYQLNRTVMRRWRPDPTQVLQGEAARQFLSDPRYRETEMGVGLDFTAISEKELKRIAWTANLIRAARARPARFNCFGLHEWAMVYKADEIRHETTPLRLSKGEVAKVVENGCIRCSHFDAFRFFTPEARPLNELQPQKEDRDSYEQFGCIHFNMDLYRWSYKGSPWIGSDLMRDCFLLALDARELDMRASPYDLSDYGYEAILIETSEGRERYVIEQKRIHDAGQVLAGRLLAQCDFVLCQAGVAKVS; encoded by the coding sequence GTGGATTGCGAGCAAACCGCTGTAAAAGACAGCGTTTTCGAGTCTATTGACGAGGCCTCATGGCAGGCCCGTGCGGAGACGCACGAGAATGTGGTCGGCCCTTACATCGATGCCTATCGGTATCGCCGTTCCAGCCGCACCAAACATCCGGTGCACGATTTTCTCTTCGCCTACTATCAGCTCAATCGCACCGTTATGCGAAGGTGGCGACCGGATCCTACTCAAGTTCTGCAAGGGGAGGCGGCTCGCCAATTTTTGTCCGATCCGAGGTACCGGGAAACAGAGATGGGCGTGGGGCTCGATTTCACTGCTATTTCAGAGAAAGAGTTAAAGCGAATCGCTTGGACGGCTAACTTGATTCGGGCCGCTCGGGCGAGACCGGCACGATTCAACTGCTTCGGGTTGCACGAATGGGCGATGGTGTACAAGGCGGATGAAATCCGGCACGAGACCACGCCCTTGCGGCTTTCCAAGGGTGAAGTCGCCAAAGTCGTGGAAAATGGCTGCATCCGCTGCTCGCATTTTGACGCTTTCCGATTCTTCACCCCCGAGGCCCGTCCGCTTAACGAACTGCAACCTCAGAAAGAGGATCGGGACAGCTACGAACAATTTGGCTGCATCCATTTCAACATGGACCTCTACCGCTGGAGTTATAAGGGAAGCCCTTGGATCGGGTCGGACCTGATGCGTGATTGTTTCCTGCTTGCTTTGGATGCTCGCGAGCTCGACATGCGAGCTAGCCCTTACGACCTCTCGGATTATGGCTACGAGGCGATATTGATCGAAACGTCGGAGGGCCGAGAGCGTTATGTCATCGAGCAGAAGCGTATCCACGATGCCGGTCAGGTCTTGGCGGGGCGCTTGCTCGCTCAATGCGATTTTGTGCTTTGCCAAGCAGGAGTTGCGAAAGTGTCTTAG
- a CDS encoding MATE family efflux transporter gives MLSSINNRWNEEAGYRQLLQIAFPLILSTGSTSILLFVDRMLLSWYSNEAIGAALPAGILNWTLLCPFFGTAMYTSTFVAQYTGAKQHDKVGTAVWQGLYISLIGAVALPLISPFTEEIFAVIDHAPAVQKMEASYLKILNFGAVLFLCNAVLSCFYSGRGRAWTIVWINVLLTILNTAFDYALIFGNWGFPEMGIEGAGYATLASSTIVVVIYFLLFLSPQNEKAYATRSSCKLNKELFLRMLRFGFPSGMHFFLDVIGFTIFTLLVGRLGVVDAAANNIAQQIHLLGVLPLVGLGIATTIVVGQYQGGGRSDLAEKSTYSAMHMAVFYNAAVSITYLTIPYLFIAPFFLAREVPPPAELIDLIKDLLKFVAVFTLFEGVVILSSGTLKGAGDTTFVMRVLAITSVVLVIIPTVLVVEIFQLPLIWAWGVLTINLVALSIIFFSRFRSGKWKDRRLID, from the coding sequence ATGCTCTCTTCGATCAATAACCGCTGGAACGAGGAAGCCGGCTATCGCCAACTGCTTCAAATCGCATTCCCGCTCATCCTAAGCACCGGCTCGACTTCTATCTTGTTGTTCGTCGACCGCATGTTGCTGAGCTGGTATTCCAATGAAGCGATCGGAGCGGCCCTGCCAGCAGGGATCCTAAACTGGACTTTGCTCTGCCCCTTTTTCGGCACCGCCATGTACACTTCCACATTCGTGGCCCAGTACACGGGAGCGAAGCAACACGACAAAGTGGGAACCGCGGTTTGGCAGGGGCTCTACATTAGCCTGATCGGGGCGGTAGCCCTACCGCTGATTTCTCCCTTCACCGAGGAGATTTTCGCGGTGATCGATCACGCGCCCGCGGTGCAAAAGATGGAAGCGAGCTACCTGAAGATTCTGAACTTCGGAGCCGTCCTCTTTTTGTGCAATGCGGTCCTATCCTGCTTCTATTCAGGACGTGGACGGGCTTGGACCATCGTTTGGATAAATGTTCTGCTCACGATTTTGAATACAGCCTTCGACTACGCCCTGATATTCGGAAACTGGGGATTTCCAGAAATGGGCATCGAAGGGGCCGGTTATGCCACTTTGGCAAGTTCCACGATCGTAGTCGTGATCTACTTTCTACTTTTTCTGAGTCCGCAAAACGAAAAGGCTTACGCCACTCGTTCGTCCTGCAAACTGAACAAGGAGCTCTTCCTCCGCATGCTCCGCTTCGGTTTCCCATCCGGAATGCATTTCTTCTTGGATGTGATCGGCTTCACCATTTTCACGTTGCTGGTAGGTCGACTCGGCGTGGTGGACGCGGCTGCCAACAACATCGCCCAGCAAATCCATTTGCTAGGAGTGCTGCCGCTGGTCGGACTCGGCATCGCGACCACAATCGTCGTAGGCCAATATCAAGGTGGCGGAAGGAGCGACCTTGCGGAGAAGTCGACCTACTCGGCTATGCATATGGCGGTCTTCTACAACGCAGCCGTATCCATTACTTACCTGACAATCCCTTACCTTTTCATCGCCCCATTCTTTCTGGCCAGAGAAGTCCCCCCGCCGGCTGAATTGATCGATCTGATCAAGGACCTCTTAAAGTTCGTGGCCGTTTTCACGCTCTTCGAGGGCGTAGTTATCCTCTCCAGCGGCACGTTGAAGGGAGCGGGCGATACGACCTTTGTGATGCGGGTTTTGGCGATCACTTCCGTGGTTCTGGTGATAATCCCCACCGTGCTGGTGGTAGAGATTTTCCAACTTCCGCTGATCTGGGCGTGGGGAGTCTTAACTATCAACTTGGTGGCCCTCAGCATCATATTCTTCAGTCGCTTCCGCAGTGGCAAATGGAAGGACCGCCGCCTGATCGACTAG
- the trpA gene encoding tryptophan synthase subunit alpha: MSPAFSMAWAMNRIESAFSKAKSEGRSAFVSYVCAGDPDIETSLEVCRTLIKSGVDVMELGVPFSDPLADGLTNQLAAQRALESGTTQADVFDLVRKIRAENDTVPIVFYTYYNLMFSNGLDQYIAAARAAGVDGLLVLDLPPEEAEDHLASCEKYGMGTVFLIAPTTPSDRVGYIAKHATGFVYYVSRTGVTGVRDDLADDLNEMVGMIREATDKPLVVGFGVSKREQVRAICELADGVVVGSAIVNTIKENLGDTAAITSNMGTLVSDLVAGTQVR; this comes from the coding sequence TTGTCTCCCGCATTCTCCATGGCTTGGGCGATGAATCGTATCGAGTCCGCATTTTCCAAAGCCAAGTCCGAAGGGCGTTCCGCGTTTGTGTCCTATGTTTGCGCTGGAGACCCTGATATCGAGACTTCGCTCGAAGTCTGCCGTACGCTGATCAAAAGTGGCGTGGACGTGATGGAGCTCGGCGTTCCCTTCTCTGATCCGTTGGCAGATGGCTTGACTAATCAGCTGGCGGCACAGAGGGCCTTGGAGTCAGGTACCACTCAGGCTGACGTTTTTGATCTGGTCAGGAAGATTCGCGCCGAAAATGACACGGTACCAATTGTATTCTATACCTATTATAATCTGATGTTCAGCAATGGCTTGGATCAGTACATTGCCGCCGCTCGAGCTGCGGGTGTTGACGGCTTGCTGGTTCTCGATCTGCCACCAGAAGAGGCGGAAGACCACCTAGCCTCCTGCGAAAAGTATGGTATGGGCACCGTATTTCTGATCGCTCCCACGACCCCGTCCGATCGAGTCGGCTACATCGCCAAGCACGCTACCGGGTTTGTCTACTATGTATCCCGCACGGGTGTTACGGGTGTTCGGGATGATCTCGCCGACGATTTGAATGAAATGGTTGGAATGATCCGCGAGGCTACAGACAAACCCCTCGTCGTGGGATTCGGAGTTTCCAAACGCGAGCAAGTCAGAGCGATTTGCGAATTGGCGGATGGGGTCGTGGTTGGTAGCGCGATCGTGAATACGATTAAGGAAAACCTAGGGGATACGGCCGCGATTACCTCTAACATGGGAACCTTGGTCTCCGATTTGGTCGCGGGAACTCAGGTAAGATAG
- a CDS encoding phnA protein: MAKGLEKHQARQAALNLLGKDLTRRSGAKCELCEASGTPLRVFEVPPEEEEPDLDKCIFLCGTCSEQLSNPKRLDVGHWRCACQSVWSEVPAVQVMAARVLDRLGKTELWAREALEDVYFEEDIESWIASKPL, translated from the coding sequence ATGGCGAAAGGATTGGAAAAGCATCAGGCCCGGCAGGCGGCACTGAATCTTCTGGGAAAGGACCTTACTCGGAGGTCTGGGGCCAAGTGCGAGCTCTGCGAGGCTTCCGGGACGCCACTTCGTGTTTTCGAGGTTCCGCCCGAAGAAGAGGAGCCGGATCTCGATAAGTGCATCTTTCTTTGTGGCACCTGTAGCGAACAGCTCTCCAATCCGAAGCGTCTGGATGTCGGACATTGGCGGTGCGCCTGCCAGTCCGTATGGAGCGAAGTTCCTGCGGTGCAGGTCATGGCTGCCCGTGTGCTTGATCGGCTGGGCAAAACGGAATTGTGGGCGAGGGAAGCTCTAGAAGACGTTTATTTCGAGGAGGACATAGAGTCGTGGATTGCGAGCAAACCGCTGTAA
- a CDS encoding O-acetylhomoserine aminocarboxypropyltransferase/cysteine synthase family protein: protein MNLETKCLHAGQQPDPTTNSRGVPVYRTTSYVFNNTEHAANLFALKELGNIYTRLMNPTHDVLEQRIAALEGGAAALAVASGTSAIFYTIINIAKAGDNIVSANNLYGGTYTQFDSILPDLGITVKFVDASDPQAVADAIDDKTRGVFCESIGNPGLDVTDLAALSEVAHARGLPLIVDATFSTPYLCRPIEHGADIVVHSLTKWLGGHGAGIGGIVVDSGKFNWANGNFPLYDEPDSAYHGLRWAHDLPEPLASLAFILRMRTGPLRNLGACISPDNAWMILQGVETLHLRMERHCENALAVAKHLQASDAVEWVKYPGLEDNENYSKAQKYMNGKGGSMVVFGIKGGAEAGSKFIDSLQLFSHLANVGDAKSLAIHPATTTHSQLTEEQQASGGITPELIRLSIGIESVEDIIADLDQAIASATA from the coding sequence ATGAATCTAGAGACGAAATGCCTTCATGCCGGACAGCAGCCGGATCCGACTACCAATTCGAGAGGAGTGCCGGTCTACCGCACCACTTCCTACGTTTTCAACAACACTGAGCACGCGGCCAACCTCTTTGCCTTAAAGGAACTGGGTAACATCTACACTCGCTTGATGAACCCCACTCACGACGTGCTCGAGCAGCGAATCGCGGCTCTTGAGGGTGGAGCTGCCGCTCTAGCCGTCGCGTCCGGCACAAGCGCTATTTTCTACACCATCATCAACATCGCCAAAGCGGGTGACAATATCGTGTCTGCCAACAACCTCTACGGCGGCACTTACACCCAGTTTGACAGCATCCTTCCAGATCTAGGTATCACGGTGAAGTTCGTGGATGCCAGCGATCCGCAAGCAGTGGCAGATGCCATCGACGACAAGACTCGTGGCGTATTTTGCGAGAGTATCGGAAACCCGGGCCTCGATGTGACTGACTTGGCTGCCTTGTCGGAAGTCGCGCACGCTCGTGGCCTGCCGCTTATCGTCGATGCGACCTTTTCGACTCCTTACCTATGCCGTCCAATCGAGCACGGAGCCGACATCGTGGTGCATTCCTTGACCAAGTGGCTAGGTGGCCATGGCGCCGGCATCGGAGGCATCGTGGTAGACTCAGGCAAGTTTAATTGGGCCAATGGAAACTTCCCGCTCTACGACGAGCCGGACAGCGCCTACCATGGACTGCGTTGGGCCCACGATTTGCCAGAGCCTCTCGCTTCATTAGCGTTTATCTTGCGCATGCGCACCGGGCCCTTGCGCAACTTGGGAGCCTGCATTTCTCCCGATAACGCTTGGATGATTCTGCAAGGCGTGGAAACGCTGCACCTTCGTATGGAGCGTCACTGTGAAAATGCCCTCGCGGTAGCGAAGCATCTGCAAGCTTCCGATGCGGTCGAGTGGGTCAAGTATCCAGGACTTGAGGACAACGAGAACTACTCCAAAGCCCAAAAGTACATGAATGGAAAGGGCGGTTCCATGGTGGTGTTCGGCATCAAAGGAGGAGCAGAAGCTGGATCGAAGTTCATCGATTCTCTGCAGCTCTTCAGCCACTTGGCGAACGTCGGCGATGCCAAAAGTCTGGCGATCCATCCCGCTACAACCACGCACAGCCAGCTCACGGAGGAGCAGCAGGCATCCGGTGGCATCACTCCGGAGCTGATTCGCCTCTCCATTGGGATCGAAAGCGTCGAGGACATTATCGCAGATCTTGATCAAGCGATCGCTTCTGCGACGGCCTAA
- a CDS encoding MFS transporter, with protein MSNVHASKLFTASCLALIVTAMTFAIRAGILSQLATNFGLSDTQLGWVNSMAFLGFPVAMMVLGLAYNYLGAKNLLIIAFVGHLAGLLLTIFAGGFWSLLISTFLIGFANGSVEAACNPLIADMYPKNKTTMLNRFHVWFPGGIVIGALVSKFMTDASLGWQLQIATMLLPTAIYGFFVFTQSFPKSENIETSTGTNIRSLFSPLYLFMILCMTLTATTELGTQQWVERILGETGAHPMVLLALSTGLMAIGRQFAGPVIHTLNPIGVLLLSAIASAIGLYLLSVATGGMVYLAIIIFAVGVCYFWPTMIGFIGEYQPKTGALGMSLMGGAGMFAVSMWNPVIGAWIDSAREKAIAAGVPAEEVELAAGQATLGNMTLFPIVLIVAFGILFALRNKVQRSA; from the coding sequence ATGAGCAACGTACACGCTTCCAAACTTTTCACCGCGAGCTGCCTAGCCCTGATCGTCACGGCGATGACATTCGCCATCCGAGCAGGTATCCTATCCCAACTCGCAACAAATTTCGGATTGAGCGACACTCAACTTGGCTGGGTAAACTCAATGGCCTTCCTCGGCTTTCCAGTAGCAATGATGGTGCTTGGCCTAGCCTACAATTATCTGGGGGCTAAAAACCTTCTCATCATCGCTTTCGTCGGCCACTTGGCGGGCTTGCTTTTGACCATATTTGCAGGGGGATTCTGGAGCTTGCTGATCTCGACTTTCCTGATCGGCTTCGCCAACGGTTCTGTGGAGGCAGCCTGCAATCCGCTCATCGCGGACATGTATCCGAAAAACAAGACAACGATGCTCAACCGCTTCCATGTCTGGTTTCCCGGGGGCATCGTGATCGGAGCGCTTGTCTCCAAATTCATGACCGACGCTTCCCTTGGCTGGCAGCTTCAAATAGCCACCATGCTACTACCGACCGCGATTTATGGTTTCTTTGTCTTCACTCAATCATTCCCCAAATCCGAAAACATCGAGACTTCAACAGGGACAAATATCCGTAGCCTCTTCTCGCCGCTATACTTGTTCATGATCCTGTGCATGACATTGACCGCCACTACCGAACTCGGAACTCAACAGTGGGTCGAAAGAATCCTTGGCGAAACCGGTGCCCACCCGATGGTGCTTCTGGCTTTGAGCACGGGATTGATGGCTATTGGCCGCCAATTCGCAGGTCCCGTCATCCATACTCTCAACCCAATCGGCGTTCTCCTACTCTCCGCGATCGCATCCGCTATCGGACTCTATCTCCTAAGCGTGGCAACTGGCGGGATGGTCTACCTGGCTATTATTATTTTCGCCGTGGGCGTATGCTACTTCTGGCCCACCATGATTGGTTTCATCGGCGAATATCAGCCTAAAACTGGAGCCCTGGGAATGTCGCTTATGGGAGGGGCCGGCATGTTCGCAGTAAGCATGTGGAACCCCGTCATTGGAGCGTGGATCGATTCCGCCCGCGAGAAGGCGATTGCCGCAGGGGTCCCGGCAGAGGAAGTAGAACTCGCTGCCGGACAGGCAACCTTGGGCAACATGACTCTCTTCCCCATCGTTCTCATCGTCGCTTTCGGAATCCTTTTCGCATTACGAAACAAGGTGCAACGTTCCGCCTAG
- a CDS encoding DUF6941 family protein: protein MIVEILSICDAATDYSGRLNLLGAFEGIASASAPITRESCSIAIRMRFGVLEEGKHLVAVKFVDKDDNTIGPVMNAGISVKMQKGRESGAHNLVVNLNRISFPRFGTYRIQLLVDGEWKSEIPLLVAQARARSRITGAMEN from the coding sequence ATGATTGTTGAGATCCTATCGATTTGCGATGCCGCCACTGACTATAGTGGGCGACTGAATTTGCTCGGAGCCTTCGAAGGGATTGCCTCTGCGTCGGCTCCCATTACGCGGGAGAGCTGTTCAATCGCTATTCGGATGCGCTTTGGCGTTTTGGAAGAAGGCAAGCATCTCGTCGCAGTCAAATTCGTGGACAAAGATGACAACACTATTGGCCCGGTTATGAATGCGGGGATCAGTGTGAAAATGCAGAAGGGCAGGGAGAGCGGAGCTCACAATCTCGTGGTGAACTTGAATCGCATCAGCTTTCCGAGATTCGGAACTTACCGAATTCAGCTTTTAGTAGATGGGGAATGGAAAAGCGAAATCCCACTCCTCGTCGCACAAGCGCGAGCTCGCTCCAGGATCACGGGAGCGATGGAAAATTAA
- a CDS encoding LacI family DNA-binding transcriptional regulator — MKSVKELAQSLGLSSSTVYDALRGNPRVKVQTRDRILEAAKAAGFQYNPLVGSLMSEVRRARASTFRGVVAVVDLESPKARPDKTEDFQSALRRGAKKMGEQLGFKVELFVLGQEGITVARLDSILKSRGIRGLLILPAKSAPDISELNWSEYAGVYTDCIIEKPALDSVCPDHFRAMTLALSKAKELGYRRPGFVLQADYDQRLLYRWEAAFRSFGLHHEGFDWIEPYTGEKLYESEFKSWFEANKPDLILSHRIQIKAWMERLGAKIPETHGFCKINITTSPEPVSGLYLCPLELGQRAMQLLIGKLHRNDYGIPSVQLTSMASPVWVDGPTMRQMQASG; from the coding sequence ATGAAGTCGGTCAAAGAGCTTGCTCAGAGTTTGGGATTGTCCAGTTCGACGGTCTACGACGCTTTGCGTGGAAATCCTCGGGTGAAGGTTCAGACGCGTGATCGGATTTTAGAGGCGGCAAAAGCAGCCGGTTTCCAGTACAATCCTTTGGTCGGCTCGCTCATGTCTGAGGTGCGTCGCGCTCGAGCTTCAACCTTTCGAGGCGTAGTCGCGGTGGTCGATTTGGAAAGTCCCAAGGCGAGGCCGGACAAGACGGAGGATTTTCAATCCGCCTTGCGTAGAGGTGCCAAGAAAATGGGGGAGCAACTTGGTTTTAAGGTAGAGCTCTTCGTTTTAGGTCAAGAGGGGATCACCGTGGCCCGCCTGGATTCCATTCTCAAATCCCGAGGGATTCGGGGCTTGCTGATTCTTCCTGCCAAAAGCGCTCCGGATATCAGCGAGCTCAATTGGAGCGAATATGCGGGGGTCTACACGGACTGTATCATCGAGAAGCCGGCCTTGGATTCCGTTTGTCCGGACCATTTCAGAGCCATGACGCTGGCTTTGTCCAAGGCGAAGGAACTCGGTTACCGGCGTCCAGGCTTTGTTTTGCAGGCAGACTACGATCAGCGTTTACTTTATCGTTGGGAAGCAGCTTTCCGCTCCTTTGGCCTACACCACGAAGGATTCGATTGGATAGAGCCTTACACGGGAGAGAAGCTGTATGAGTCCGAGTTTAAGAGCTGGTTCGAGGCAAATAAACCCGATCTCATTTTATCTCACCGAATTCAGATTAAGGCTTGGATGGAGCGTTTGGGGGCTAAGATTCCGGAGACGCATGGTTTCTGCAAAATAAACATCACGACCAGCCCGGAACCGGTATCCGGTCTCTATCTCTGTCCGCTAGAGTTGGGGCAAAGGGCGATGCAGTTGCTAATCGGAAAGCTGCACCGCAATGACTACGGAATACCAAGTGTGCAACTGACTTCCATGGCCTCGCCGGTTTGGGTGGATGGACCGACCATGAGGCAAATGCAGGCCTCGGGTTAA